A region from the Stygiolobus caldivivus genome encodes:
- a CDS encoding DUF72 domain-containing protein yields the protein MIKVGTCGFTSKYFRYFDVLEVQQTFYDVVSEGQLKKWRKMAEENKVELTMKALQVITHEYNNMTYKRMKEKFGDVKNYGSFKGTKEVSEATEITLREAKALNATIIVFQSPPSFKPVEYNVRAVVDYFSTLDKGFKYGWEPRGDWYSNVGLLKEVINKSGIIHVVDPFRHQPLTDERYYRLHGIGKGEVNYSYKYSDDDLRKLRLMVRDGTYVLFNNIYSFYDALRFKELINRPE from the coding sequence ATGATAAAGGTAGGGACTTGCGGGTTTACCTCCAAGTATTTTAGGTACTTCGACGTGCTTGAAGTCCAGCAGACATTTTATGACGTGGTCAGTGAAGGTCAATTGAAAAAGTGGAGGAAAATGGCGGAAGAAAATAAGGTAGAGCTTACTATGAAAGCCCTGCAGGTTATCACGCATGAATACAATAACATGACGTATAAGAGGATGAAGGAGAAGTTCGGCGACGTAAAAAACTACGGTTCCTTTAAGGGCACTAAAGAAGTCAGTGAAGCTACAGAGATAACATTAAGGGAGGCTAAAGCCCTCAACGCCACGATAATAGTCTTCCAGTCCCCTCCCTCATTTAAGCCGGTAGAGTATAACGTGAGGGCTGTAGTTGACTATTTCTCTACACTTGACAAGGGGTTTAAATACGGTTGGGAGCCCAGAGGTGATTGGTACTCTAATGTTGGGTTACTTAAAGAGGTAATAAATAAGTCTGGGATAATACATGTAGTAGACCCGTTCAGACACCAACCGTTGACTGATGAAAGGTATTATAGGCTTCACGGTATTGGTAAAGGGGAAGTTAACTACTCTTACAAATATAGTGACGACGACTTGAGGAAGTTGAGGTTAATGGTGAGGGACGGTACTTATGTGCTTTTCAACAACATTTATTCATTTTACGACGCTTTGAGGTTTAAAGAGCTGATTAATAGACCCGAGTAA
- a CDS encoding Rieske 2Fe-2S domain-containing protein, which translates to MKRRDFIRLSMIAGGAVAVSPLFTPLFNYMGYYYNELRLISKNYLVVNNNLGLQGFPKYKVANIKDLQNSSCPVYFFAYPLTNEPCFLIDFNKLKGMTDVEFKNPYYGQFRINSNYPKVVGVGPKNSICAFSAICVHLGCQLPAQVLVSSPSYPGLNPSSTILHCPCHGSMYMLDQGGVVVGGPAPRPLPLIFLEYDESTGDIYAIGTNAPYFSKTRPTSNLIYDPDYSYQIPKNPACTTGG; encoded by the coding sequence ATGAAAAGAAGGGACTTCATAAGACTGTCAATGATCGCCGGAGGGGCTGTAGCCGTATCACCGTTATTTACTCCCCTTTTCAACTACATGGGCTACTATTATAACGAGTTAAGGCTAATATCCAAGAACTATTTAGTAGTAAATAACAATTTAGGGTTACAAGGGTTTCCTAAATACAAGGTAGCTAACATAAAAGACCTACAGAATTCTTCTTGTCCAGTGTACTTCTTTGCATACCCCCTGACTAATGAGCCGTGTTTCCTCATTGACTTTAATAAACTAAAAGGTATGACAGATGTAGAATTTAAGAACCCTTACTACGGCCAATTCAGGATAAACTCGAATTATCCTAAGGTGGTAGGTGTAGGTCCTAAGAACTCTATATGCGCGTTTTCAGCCATATGCGTACACTTAGGTTGCCAGTTACCTGCTCAAGTACTAGTTTCTTCGCCCTCCTACCCCGGGCTAAACCCCTCTTCCACTATTTTACATTGTCCGTGCCATGGTTCAATGTATATGTTAGACCAAGGAGGAGTAGTGGTAGGAGGCCCTGCGCCTAGGCCCCTGCCCCTTATATTTTTAGAGTACGACGAGAGCACTGGCGATATATACGCTATTGGTACTAACGCACCGTACTTCTCTAAAACCAGACCGACTAGTAACTTAATTTACGACCCGGATTACTCCTATCAAATCCCGAAAAACCCCGCTTGCACTACGGGTGGGTGA
- a CDS encoding sulfurtransferase TusA family protein — MSDKLKKGKPDVTLDLRGEPCPEPQIEIVKRLNQMKEGQVIEIISDDEPAELSIPMICESRGYPCEVEREGNTFRIRILKTK; from the coding sequence ATGAGCGATAAACTTAAGAAAGGTAAACCGGACGTAACCCTCGATTTAAGAGGGGAACCTTGTCCTGAGCCACAGATCGAAATAGTCAAGAGGTTGAACCAGATGAAAGAAGGTCAGGTAATAGAGATTATAAGCGATGACGAACCTGCGGAGCTGTCAATACCTATGATCTGCGAGTCAAGGGGATATCCTTGTGAAGTAGAGAGAGAAGGTAATACGTTCAGGATCAGGATATTAAAAACTAAGTGA
- a CDS encoding DUF5658 family protein: MNRNYIFSITFMSLTSSALLDVITTFIGLEHGLTEANPFLSSLPPYLFFPVMIILKITIIGLSLILLRRGRIIEVLILSSMMIFVVLNNLFLILLH, encoded by the coding sequence ATGAATAGGAATTACATTTTTTCAATCACTTTTATGTCATTAACAAGTAGCGCATTACTGGACGTAATAACTACTTTTATAGGGCTGGAACACGGCCTAACTGAAGCTAACCCCTTCTTAAGTTCTCTCCCCCCTTATCTTTTTTTCCCTGTTATGATCATATTAAAAATAACAATTATAGGGCTTTCATTGATACTTTTAAGAAGAGGTAGGATTATAGAAGTATTAATATTATCGTCTATGATGATATTCGTAGTTTTGAACAATCTGTTTCTAATTTTATTACATTAA
- a CDS encoding Ldh family oxidoreductase, giving the protein MKVKIADIESIVISSLEKRGVENPSIIAKHFIEAELRGHSSHGLQRLIPLIKGIDLGTIRKDVSLTEVKRENNAVLYDANHSIGILVWHYLTESPKEDLIAVRNSSHIGFLGYYTRRVASRLRRPAIMIGNAEPAVVKPGTPRKVVSTTPISIAVPCERTVVLDMALSSIARGKIIEAKRRGGKIPYGVAVNDKGEITTDPEEALKGGILPIGGERGFYLMITLELLTSYLTGSAIAVEVQGVLNTEKSPNKGEFLLILPNLASDCHGASVLKSFTEFLPGEHSDILAERDVIEIDDELYKTIERLEREVPFKWDK; this is encoded by the coding sequence ATGAAAGTAAAAATAGCTGACATAGAGTCCATAGTAATTTCTTCCTTAGAGAAGAGAGGGGTAGAAAACCCTTCGATAATAGCCAAGCACTTCATTGAGGCAGAACTTAGGGGCCATTCCTCTCACGGGCTCCAAAGGCTAATCCCTCTAATTAAAGGTATAGATTTAGGGACTATAAGGAAAGACGTAAGTCTTACAGAAGTTAAAAGGGAAAATAACGCAGTACTATACGACGCAAACCACAGTATAGGGATCCTTGTATGGCACTATTTGACCGAGTCACCTAAAGAGGACTTAATAGCAGTAAGGAATTCCTCCCATATAGGCTTCTTAGGTTATTACACGAGGAGGGTCGCTTCCCGTCTCAGGAGGCCCGCTATAATGATAGGAAACGCTGAGCCCGCAGTGGTTAAGCCAGGCACTCCGCGTAAAGTCGTATCAACTACCCCTATAAGTATAGCAGTACCGTGTGAGAGGACTGTGGTACTCGACATGGCGTTATCTTCAATAGCTAGGGGCAAGATAATAGAAGCCAAGAGGCGTGGAGGTAAAATACCATACGGAGTAGCCGTAAACGACAAGGGGGAGATAACTACAGACCCGGAAGAAGCCCTAAAAGGGGGGATATTGCCCATCGGTGGGGAAAGAGGTTTTTACCTAATGATCACCTTAGAGCTCTTGACTTCTTACCTGACCGGTAGTGCAATTGCCGTTGAAGTCCAAGGAGTGTTAAATACGGAAAAGAGCCCTAACAAAGGCGAATTCCTCTTAATCCTACCCAACCTTGCCTCGGACTGCCACGGTGCCTCGGTATTGAAGTCGTTTACGGAGTTTTTACCCGGTGAGCACAGTGACATACTCGCCGAGAGGGACGTGATAGAGATCGACGATGAATTGTATAAAACCATTGAGAGATTAGAAAGAGAAGTACCTTTTAAATGGGATAAATAA
- a CDS encoding ABC transporter ATP-binding protein, whose amino-acid sequence MDVILSRGLIKSFGGKLVLKGLTFSVVKGSITGFVGPNGAGKTTTIKILSGLLRKDKGEILVLGEDPWDNPRIRKRVSVIFTKLPYPSNDSVKEYLEDLNSVFRGDLQRLIREFNLQDHLKKRVSQLSSGQAQKIQLIASLLKDPELVIADEPTANLDPQARLEFYDMVKALARDYGVTFFISSHILSELERVIDHVVFIEDGTVKALGELSYVESLVNADEVVVLVKDKERAMTVLKDFNPVPDGPYIKVKGEVRKIIDLLDDNHIEVLSVRKVSLDDVFRKLSGI is encoded by the coding sequence GTGGACGTTATCTTATCACGTGGTCTGATCAAGAGCTTTGGCGGGAAATTAGTCTTAAAGGGCCTGACGTTTTCAGTAGTCAAAGGGTCGATAACCGGCTTTGTGGGGCCTAACGGTGCGGGAAAGACAACTACGATAAAAATACTCTCGGGGCTACTGAGGAAAGACAAAGGGGAAATCCTCGTCTTGGGGGAAGACCCCTGGGACAACCCACGTATTAGGAAAAGGGTGTCTGTGATCTTTACCAAACTGCCTTACCCGTCAAACGACAGCGTAAAAGAGTATTTAGAAGACCTCAATAGTGTATTCCGTGGAGACCTACAGCGGTTGATCAGGGAATTTAACCTCCAAGACCACCTCAAAAAGAGGGTATCACAGCTGTCTTCCGGGCAGGCACAGAAGATCCAGCTCATAGCTTCTCTCCTTAAGGACCCTGAACTGGTCATCGCTGACGAACCCACGGCAAACCTAGACCCCCAAGCAAGGTTAGAGTTCTACGACATGGTAAAGGCACTGGCTAGGGACTACGGTGTAACGTTCTTTATTTCTTCCCATATCTTATCGGAACTCGAAAGGGTAATAGACCACGTAGTTTTTATAGAAGACGGTACGGTGAAGGCTTTAGGTGAACTGTCATATGTGGAGTCCCTAGTGAACGCCGACGAAGTAGTCGTCTTGGTAAAGGACAAAGAGAGGGCTATGACGGTCTTGAAGGACTTTAACCCCGTCCCTGACGGCCCGTACATAAAGGTGAAAGGAGAAGTCAGGAAAATAATAGACTTGTTGGACGATAACCATATAGAAGTGTTGAGTGTGAGGAAGGTGAGCCTGGATGACGTCTTTAGAAAGCTTTCAGGTATTTAA
- a CDS encoding cytochrome b has translation MEEQSKSALDRVFDWLDERVGIYGHTIAKAPKFAFRLDYWLGSFVLASFVLAVVTGALVALYYVPTDPYASTVYLISNVPLGALLFSIHTWAAYAMIFFILVHMTRNFIVGAYRKPREVMWMVGVILGGLALTEAYLGYSLPYNVISWTATTTGLNLFSYMPFGLDKLIKLMTTVPTNLPGVSSGVDPLVDRFFIFHWIVGGLIMVFIAFHLSIFEKHGGVTPPPSKEPGLELLEFHKEKLLNDPEWRLQPYTRSFGMILMTFFLVFGSVILIASLFPYNIAVTPSGVKYTMLPYNPALAAQTPPIPDWYFLFIYFFYKSVPPIYASTIFLVWILVTLLFPFIDQYVFRHKASHPVMRPSALGLGVGFIVTFIVNSIWAYETPGVDIGPIGVEVDGVIFVVSYIILFVILRKLQGPRNSHKGTTSLNIFKSSKTQIVVNRTLNLEQKIITRATSAVFLSLVSISIINAIEIFMALQYIALSTVFQFQFGTLLGFELIVIASVMWFLVFGGKR, from the coding sequence ATGGAGGAACAGAGTAAGTCCGCCTTAGATAGGGTATTCGATTGGCTAGATGAAAGGGTAGGTATTTACGGTCATACTATTGCCAAAGCCCCCAAATTTGCCTTTAGGCTAGACTACTGGTTAGGGTCATTTGTCCTCGCTTCATTCGTCTTAGCAGTGGTTACGGGTGCGCTCGTAGCGTTATACTATGTGCCTACAGATCCTTACGCTTCGACAGTATACCTCATTAGCAACGTGCCTCTGGGAGCACTACTCTTCAGCATTCATACTTGGGCAGCATACGCCATGATTTTCTTTATTCTCGTCCATATGACTAGGAATTTCATAGTGGGGGCTTACCGAAAACCTAGAGAAGTAATGTGGATGGTGGGTGTTATACTCGGGGGGTTAGCTCTTACCGAAGCGTATTTAGGGTATTCTCTCCCTTATAATGTTATATCTTGGACAGCGACCACTACTGGGCTTAACCTTTTCTCGTACATGCCGTTTGGGCTGGACAAACTCATAAAGCTCATGACCACGGTGCCCACTAACCTGCCTGGGGTTTCGTCGGGAGTAGATCCTTTAGTAGACCGTTTCTTTATCTTCCACTGGATAGTAGGCGGGTTAATTATGGTATTTATAGCTTTCCACTTGTCTATTTTTGAAAAACACGGAGGTGTAACTCCTCCACCGAGTAAAGAACCCGGACTGGAACTGTTAGAGTTCCATAAAGAGAAATTACTTAATGACCCGGAGTGGAGGTTACAACCCTATACGAGGTCTTTTGGGATGATCCTGATGACTTTCTTCTTAGTCTTCGGGTCTGTTATCCTGATAGCTTCACTATTCCCTTACAATATTGCCGTTACTCCTTCTGGTGTAAAGTACACAATGTTACCTTATAACCCTGCATTAGCCGCTCAGACCCCACCTATACCCGACTGGTATTTCCTATTTATATATTTCTTCTACAAGTCTGTCCCGCCTATATACGCCTCTACAATATTTCTAGTATGGATATTAGTTACACTGTTATTCCCCTTTATTGACCAATACGTTTTTAGGCACAAGGCGAGTCACCCCGTCATGAGGCCCTCAGCTTTAGGACTAGGGGTCGGGTTCATAGTCACTTTTATCGTTAACAGTATTTGGGCTTACGAGACCCCGGGTGTGGACATAGGGCCTATAGGGGTCGAAGTCGATGGTGTTATATTTGTAGTGTCCTATATTATACTGTTTGTGATTTTGAGGAAACTACAAGGTCCGAGAAATAGTCATAAGGGCACTACCAGCCTTAACATATTCAAGTCCAGTAAAACCCAAATAGTAGTTAACAGGACGTTAAATCTAGAACAGAAAATAATAACGAGAGCTACATCGGCGGTTTTCCTGAGTTTAGTCTCAATATCTATCATAAATGCCATAGAAATTTTCATGGCTTTACAGTATATAGCGTTGAGCACAGTTTTTCAGTTCCAATTTGGGACTCTATTAGGTTTTGAACTAATTGTCATAGCGTCTGTTATGTGGTTTTTAGTATTCGGCGGTAAAAGGTAA
- a CDS encoding type II toxin-antitoxin system VapC family toxin, whose amino-acid sequence MAVVDASVVIKWFANEEYSKESLLLKEKYVMGLEDLSAPCILPFEVLNGLKYTYNLGEKELGEVGEALKDFQITMYGFEGMVEEIVSLSVKYGITVYDASYIALGKVLNERVYTADEKLMRKVKEIPFVVHIKDFSP is encoded by the coding sequence TTGGCAGTAGTAGACGCGTCAGTGGTGATAAAGTGGTTCGCCAACGAAGAATATAGTAAAGAGTCCCTACTCCTTAAGGAAAAGTACGTAATGGGACTAGAAGACCTATCAGCACCTTGCATACTCCCCTTTGAGGTACTAAACGGGTTAAAGTATACGTATAACCTCGGAGAAAAGGAGTTAGGAGAAGTAGGTGAAGCCCTCAAGGACTTCCAAATAACAATGTACGGGTTTGAAGGTATGGTGGAGGAGATAGTCTCTTTGTCGGTAAAGTACGGGATAACGGTATATGACGCTTCATATATAGCATTAGGTAAAGTCCTCAATGAGAGGGTCTACACTGCTGATGAAAAGCTGATGAGAAAGGTAAAGGAGATACCTTTCGTAGTCCACATAAAGGACTTTTCACCTTAA
- a CDS encoding DUF1404 family protein — protein sequence MNLTNKVKLLFFNNNHFYNYSERVNLFKKYIIYEAAIIIIAGYLPISFNILSISPSIPMLVHYAVVALFIYFGYKESRDIFKNPLLLLLALTIIVTWHLPWFFDLATKNMPVWILDIFSISFSSFVVGSNLKAISSSIAIFLFALWMLGESFLCYYWIVDPTLYSRPYSIYYAEQFPLAGTIMFLVMNLVGVCVVIKILITKVFNDDQY from the coding sequence TTGAACCTTACCAATAAAGTTAAGTTATTATTTTTTAATAATAATCATTTTTATAACTATTCGGAGAGAGTTAATTTATTTAAAAAATATATTATATATGAAGCTGCTATAATTATCATAGCCGGTTACTTACCAATTTCATTTAATATCTTGTCTATATCTCCGTCTATACCCATGCTTGTTCACTACGCGGTCGTAGCATTATTTATTTACTTCGGGTATAAAGAATCAAGGGACATTTTTAAAAATCCATTACTGTTACTTTTAGCACTAACGATAATAGTAACTTGGCATTTACCGTGGTTTTTTGACCTTGCTACTAAAAACATGCCGGTCTGGATTTTAGATATTTTCTCTATCTCTTTTTCATCTTTTGTCGTGGGTTCTAACTTGAAGGCCATAAGTTCAAGTATTGCTATTTTCTTATTTGCCCTTTGGATGCTAGGTGAGTCCTTTTTGTGCTACTATTGGATTGTTGATCCGACCCTATACTCTAGACCTTATTCTATATACTACGCAGAACAATTCCCGCTAGCCGGAACTATAATGTTTCTCGTGATGAACTTAGTAGGAGTTTGTGTAGTCATCAAGATCCTTATTACTAAGGTCTTTAATGATGATCAATATTAG
- a CDS encoding PaREP1 family protein produces the protein MSEKVIREKDVRKYGILRIDESVDEALISLELLRQGRLRNSAGKAFLAFKAFLSGIISVNHSSFSSALQEKERKFFYKVGFTAPTNRVVYYSSLLEKDYPGISDLAKQAMALHVFSYLGYDKAGEYSPVTSEGDARKWITDFIMALAGLIAEVNEKGKEVLKEVEGIKNG, from the coding sequence ATGAGTGAAAAGGTAATACGGGAGAAGGACGTAAGGAAATACGGGATTTTGCGGATAGATGAGAGTGTTGACGAGGCCTTAATCTCCCTTGAGCTCTTGAGACAAGGCAGGCTGAGGAATTCAGCGGGAAAAGCGTTTTTAGCTTTCAAGGCATTCCTCAGCGGAATAATAAGTGTAAACCACTCAAGCTTCTCATCTGCCCTACAAGAAAAGGAGAGAAAGTTCTTCTATAAGGTAGGTTTCACCGCCCCGACGAATAGGGTAGTATACTATTCCTCCCTATTAGAAAAGGACTACCCCGGCATATCGGACTTGGCAAAACAAGCGATGGCGTTACATGTCTTCTCCTACCTAGGCTATGATAAGGCCGGAGAATATTCACCGGTTACTTCGGAGGGAGACGCTAGGAAGTGGATCACCGACTTTATCATGGCTCTGGCAGGGCTTATAGCTGAGGTCAATGAAAAGGGAAAGGAAGTACTGAAAGAGGTCGAGGGAATTAAAAACGGTTAA
- a CDS encoding nucleotidyltransferase family protein: protein MRLTDVLDKLRAFSWASYDLYFAVLFGSLAKKGEGNDIDIAVEFKGKVTLEGYTELWVDLTDYLGTEKVDLTVINEESDCYLVHEVFGDSIILYMEDWWKVHKRAVICEDFLIDAKKLDVVENAARALMRKWRS from the coding sequence ATGAGACTTACCGACGTGTTAGACAAGTTAAGGGCTTTCAGTTGGGCGAGCTACGACTTGTACTTTGCAGTCCTGTTCGGTTCGCTGGCTAAAAAAGGTGAGGGAAATGACATAGACATCGCTGTAGAGTTTAAGGGGAAGGTGACTTTAGAAGGCTACACCGAGTTATGGGTAGACCTGACGGATTATTTAGGTACTGAAAAAGTCGACTTGACAGTTATAAACGAGGAGAGTGACTGTTACTTGGTCCACGAGGTGTTCGGTGACAGCATAATACTCTATATGGAAGACTGGTGGAAGGTCCACAAGAGGGCGGTTATCTGTGAGGACTTCTTAATCGACGCTAAAAAATTGGACGTAGTCGAAAACGCTGCGAGGGCTTTGATGAGGAAATGGCGGTCTTAG
- the hepT gene encoding type VII toxin-antitoxin system HepT family RNase toxin has product MAVLDRLLKNLEDVTAKLDDIVEEGYNLNDWRDQMAVLHGLQVQAQIVLDILQRLLSNMGISAEEYKDSVKRLREKGLISGDEEKFLNAVVGFRNIVVHEYSEVNLEVIDALLRNREYRRLFNLVIEIKQRAKDHWDP; this is encoded by the coding sequence ATGGCGGTCTTAGATAGGTTGTTGAAAAATCTTGAAGACGTTACCGCTAAGCTCGACGACATAGTCGAGGAGGGGTACAATTTAAACGACTGGAGAGACCAGATGGCCGTCCTGCACGGCTTGCAGGTTCAGGCACAGATCGTCCTCGACATCCTACAGAGGCTCCTATCGAACATGGGGATAAGTGCAGAGGAGTATAAGGACTCTGTCAAGAGGTTAAGAGAGAAGGGGTTAATCAGCGGCGATGAGGAGAAATTCCTAAATGCCGTTGTCGGGTTTAGGAACATTGTAGTCCATGAATACAGTGAAGTAAACCTTGAGGTGATAGACGCCTTATTGAGGAACAGGGAATATAGGAGGCTGTTCAACTTAGTAATAGAGATCAAACAGAGGGCTAAGGATCACTGGGACCCGTAA